Sequence from the Ziziphus jujuba cultivar Dongzao chromosome 9, ASM3175591v1 genome:
TGGATCGAGTACAGAATGGGAAAACTATAGAATATATactttgcattttttattttttttttggggaagagCAACTATAGTACATAAACTTAGTATAGcaaataattaacataattttaacataaagaaataaatttcgCCTGAAGCACATGGTCTAACTATGGTTATAAATATGGGGGGTCTTTCTTTGGCATTGCAAAGCAAACCAACAAGGCCTTTCCttcatttcaaaaaacaaaggCCTTCCTTTTTCCAAGCCCTGTTACACATAATTAATATACTTCAGCATGGCATCTGTCCCTACTTTAGAAATCAAAGAACGTGATCATGCAGCGAGCATTGATATGGTATTGGAAAATGGAGCTTACTTGACATGGGAAAATCTGTGGGTAACAGTTCCCCATGGAAAGAATAGCACCAAACCCATTCTCCAAGGTCTTACAGGTTTTGCTAGTCCTGGCCAACTTTTAGCAATCATGGGTCCTTCTGGCTGTGGCAAGTCCACTCTTCTTGATGCTTTGGGAGGTCAGTATATCttcaaacaaatatatagatatgcatgtatatgtagccaatatatatacatgtatgtgtatatattctatatttaccaataaatatatatgttcaatCAAGGATTTTTACcgttaaagtattattttatcgaattttaaattgtttcaaaagttaaaagttaaaaactaTAGTACTAAATTTGTTGATCCATATACATATGATTTACTTTGTCTATATATAAGGTTTTTAGTAGTCCAACAAATTTATATAACTCTTATAAACCATTGAAGCAATCTGAAAaaaactagaaaaagaaatttcatcaaCTTGATATAATACAAAGTTGATTATATGTGGCGAGATTCAAGACCTAATAATATTACAATATTACAGGTACTgagtttttcataatttttatgggTTTGCTTTTAAAAAGATGGGACTCAGCTCAATTGATGAGTGAATTCAAAAGCCATGAAATTTAAGtccttacaaaattaaaatttttagacTTTTTCTAACCTAAGACTCACTTTTATACATGCACGTATCCTTTCAATCATCAAGAAATACTCAATAAATCCTATTACTTGTAATAGGATGAATCCTGGATAGATTTTATCCAACATTTTCTGGGTAGgagaaaaaatttataagatatatatatatatatatatattgatttagaAAGATTAAAGTGcattaataaaatgataatttcaTGTTTGCAGGAAGATTAAGTTCAAAAATGAAGCAAAGTGGGGACATTCTAATAAATGGACGTAAAGAAACTCTGGCATATGGTACATCGGTATGATATTTACAAACCTTATATTCTactaattaaattgtaatttggaCTTAACTTAATTTTATGAACTTATAATTAGGCATATGTAACACAAGATGATACTTTAATGACAACTTTAACGGTAAGCGAAGCCGTCTACTATTCAGCACAGCTCCAATTGCCAGATTCCATGTCGAAAttggagaagaaagaaagagcaGCAATGACAATAAGAGAAATGGGTCTTCAAGACGCCATGAACACAAGAATTGGAGGTTGGGGAGATAAAGGCCTTAGTGGTGGGCAAAAGAGAAGAGTTAGCATTTGTATTGAAATCCTAACACGTCCAAAGCTTCTCTTCCTTGATGAACCAACAAGTGGACTTGATAGCGCAGCTTCTTACTATGTTATGAGTAGAATTGCATGTCTTGATAAAAGAATGACTATAATAGCATCCATCCATCAACCAAGCAGTGAAGTCTTCCAACTTTTCAACAATCTTTGCCTTCTTTCTTCTggtaaaacaatatattttggACCGGCTTCTTTAGCAAATgaggtatatatatttatacaagcGTTATAATTAATGTTtagaattaattttctatatatatatatatatatgtacaggtAAAAGAATAACTAAGATCACTAGctaatatattttccttttaattggTCTGTATATGCAGTTTTTCACTTCAAGTGGTTTTCCTTGCCCAACTCTCCAAAATCCTTCCGATCActtcctcaaaaccataaacaagGACTTCGATCAGGTAATTTTATCATGTGTACTTAGTATCATTACTATTAGCTTTGATACAATGATGAATTACCATTCTtcctaaaaattaatatttaagctGACATGAGCTTGgtcattattatatttatattaatattaattacaaGCATAGTATAAGTTCATCATGATCATGCTCAAAACAGCGGTGACACTCatcaaaattttgtttcttgttGCAGGATATTGATGAGGAAAGTTTAGTTGGAGCAATATACAGGGAAGAAACCATCAATTCCCTTCTAAAATCTTATAAGGCGTCTGAAACTTACCAGCAAGTACGACAACAAGTAGCCGAAACATGTAAACAGGTaagcatatttttaaatctctcTTTATCAACaaatagatatgtatatatatatatatattcagattCATTGAGCTTGAAACAAGAATTGGTGACTAAACTTGGCTTTGCATTAATTCAGGACTGCGAAGCactggagaagaagaaaaaccgtGCAAGCTTCCTAACACAGTCAATTGTTTTGACAAAGAGATCTTTCGTAAACATGTATCGCGATCCGGGTTACTATTGGCTGCGTCTAGTTATCTACATCACCTTGGCCATAGGGTTGGGAACTATCTATTGCAATATTGGTTTTACTTATGAATCAATTCAGGTATAAGTTTGAGAAATATTCCTCAATATAGATTTGAGatcttaattataataaacatatttataaatccTAACTAATTAATACTTGTGCATATTGTTTCTAATTTTAGGCAAGAGGTTCGCTTCTCACTTTTATAGCTTCATTCCTAACTTTTATGACTATTGGTGGATTCCCTTCCTTTGTGGAAGACATGAAGGTATAGAATTTAACTCTTCAATAAAGTTTCCTCATTCTATTACCaattgaaaaatgataaaaataataataataataataataagaattctTTCATTGTCTTAAAATTCAGGTATTTGAGAGAGAAAGATTGAATGGTCATTATGGAGTTACTGCATTTGTGATGGGAAACACATTTTCAGCCTTGCCATATTTGCTTATCATTTCAATAATTCCTGGAGCATTATCTTATTACCTTCCTGGACTTCAAAAGGGATATGAACATTTCTTATACTTCGTCTGTGTGCTATTTGCTTGCATGATGTTAGTTGAGAGCCTAATGATGATTATAGCAAGTCTTGTGCCAAATTTTCTCATGGGAATAATAACAGGAGCTGGAGTTCAAGCACTTATGATTTTGGGCGGTGGATTTTTCAGATTGCCAAATGATCTTCCTGATTTCTTTTGGAGATATCCTCTGTTTTACATGGCTTTCCACAAGTATGCCTACCAAGGAATGTTCAAAAACGAGTTTGAAGGTTTGGTAATACATAATGATCAAGTTGGATCAGGAAAAACTACCATAAGTGGTGAAGAAATTTTGAAAGATAAATGGCAAGTTGAAAAGGGTTACTCAAAGTGGGTTGATCTTGCTATTTTGCTTGGGATGGTACTTTTATATCGAATTCTGTTCTTGATAATCATCAAGATCAAGGAGAAGATCAAGACTGGTAGAATAACTTTCATGCCAGTTCCTTCTAAGCAGACCATACAGGTTATGGAAAATCCCATTGCTACACCATTGCATGGAGATAATAACTAAGTGACTTGATGTCTTAAACGCTAtgcattaccaaaaaataatttagcagTGAAAGTTATGCATTACCAAAATTAATTTAGTAGTGAAAGTTAAGTCTAGCACTTTGATCGATGTAATATGTGTCAAGGTGCTGAGCCCATATGAAATGTTAGATTGGACTGAAATAGATTGGGGTGTTTCAACCTTAGCCTAATCATATTGGGCTAAGTTTAGAATAGCCCAATGGACTAAACTAGAAATGGTTGATTCTGATCCACTGCTTTATCAATCTACATTCAAAAGTAAGTTGTATTGTTAACAAGGACATGatgtagcatatatatatatatatatacacacatatatataatatatgagaaTAAAAAGGtttcaatatattttatgttcctAATTAaagaaactaattaatttagacAAAGCCATAAATCCAGAGCTAGTTTctcacaaaaaaaagaaaaaagagagctCAATTTGGACTCTTCCAGAGGTAGTTAATAGTAATTTTCTAAAGGGACCTTATACAAACTCAAAGGTGTTGCAAATTTCTATTTTCGTACTTTCAAATATCgacataaatattttgttatagcCTTGCCTTTCTCGTTGAACTTAATGATCAGCAAGAACAAAATTCGATATAAAACTACCATTCCAAACAAAATAGCAAGATCAACCCACTTGGAATAACCCTTTTCTACTTGccataaatccaataaaatttcaTCTCCACTTATGGTGGGTGGGGCTCCAACTTCATAGCCGGGGACTAATACACCGTCAAACTCATTTTTGAACATTCCTTGGTAGGCATACTTGTGGAAAGCAATATAGAATAAAGggtatttccaaaaaatattgggAAGATCATTCGGCAATTGGAAAAACCCACTACTTAGAATCATAAGACCTTGAACTCCAGCTCCTATTATTATTCCCATAAGAAAATTGGGCACAAGACTTGCAATAATCATCATTAGGCTCTCAACCAACATCATGCAAGCAAATATCACAATGGCAAAGTATAAGAAGTATTGGTAGCCTTCTCTAAGTCCTGGAAGATAATAACATACAGCTCCAGGAAGCactgaaataattatcaaataggGAAAGGCGGAGACTGTGTTGCCCATCACAAATGCAGCAGCTCCATAGTGACCATTTAATCTTTCTCTCTCAAACACCTAAATTTTATCAATAAGATTTTTTGAccccaataaaaattaataagatatGATAAAAGTACCAATAAGAGTGCTAATTAAAaagatgttttaaattttaagcaaGTTAATAAAAACGTatgataattcttttttttttttttccacttgcatgtatataatttaattactttttagtaAGACAAATATAGTAGTTCACTTTCTTTGCTTATCTCAAATATAGAGGGAAAATTAACCAAATCTATGAATAGTTAAAACtattaacttcttttttctttttctttttaatttttagttgggTCAAcactattaatttttgtttttctcttttgttttactttattttccctatttttctcttattttaattcattttctaatttttcataattataggacatatgtatacatatgctttggtaaggattaaaaaaaccatttcaaattttatacaaaacataataatttttcaattttataaataaattgaatatgtGTTTTGTTTCATaagtaaaacatatttatcaaattaaacaaGAAGCCTAGCTAGTTTGTAACAAATTATCTTGACTAAATAAAATAGTCATTATATACGTACCTTCATTTCTTCCACAAAAGAAGGGAATCCACCAATAGACATGAAAGTTAGGAAAGAAGCAATAAAGGTGAGCAGAGATCGCCTTTCCTGAAATTGTAAGAGACAGAGCCATTATATTCAatttctatcaaaaaaaaaaaaaaaaagagccattatattcaatttttattgatcATTTCCAGTAATATTTGGTGTACCAACTTGtttaattaccttttttttttttaattatatattccaATTGACATAGCATTATCTTATTTTTCGGTTCACTTATATTATGCACTCACttcaatatcaaataaaaaattaaaaaaaaatgtaccttCTATCAAATGTTATCTAAACCGTTGGTAAATAAGAAAAGTACCCACAATTCAAAATTCTTCCCTATTTATCATTCTCATATACACACCTGAATCGATTCAAAAGCAAAGCTAATATTGTAATAGATAGTGCCAAGCCCAAAAGCCAAAATGAGGTAGATAGCCAGGCGCAACCAGTAGTAGCCTGGATCACGATACATATTTACGAAAGATCTTTTTGTCAAAACAATTGATTGGGTAACGAAAGTTGCatggtttttcttcttctccagtGCTCCACAATCCTGGCTTTCATTGTATGATTTCAGTCATCCATGTATATACTTAATTTTTCCAGATTCGGTTAATTAATGATGTGaataagtttataaaaatgtattttcctACCTGTTTACAAATTTTAGCTACTTGTCTCCGTACTTTGTTGTAAATTCCAGATGCTTTATAGGACTTTATAAGGGAATTAATTGCTTCTTCTGTGGAAATTGCTCCAGCTAAACCTTCCTTGTCAATATACTATACAACAAGAAGTtaacaaaaaatttgttaatgatCTAAAAATTGAGGATCCCAGATGGAATATttaatttgtgtgtgtgtgtgtgtgtgtgtgtgtgtgtgtgtgtgtgtgtgtgtgtataaaggCGCTCGATTTACCTGTTCAAAATCCTTGTTTATGGTTTTCAGGAAGTGGTCAGAAGGATTTTGGAGAGTCGGGCATGGAAAACCACTTGAACTAAAAAACTGCATACATATTCAATGGCAAGAAATAGGGGGAAAAAAGTGAAtagaaattagataaaaatactTTTTGGGCGATTACATTTCACCGTTCTAAACTACACTGAACACATTTGAGATTTGACACTTTGTTgcaaattacaaaaattccCACGATGTCCTCTCTgaactattattttcttatcaGTTCTGTACAATCTTGCGTTTtggcaaataattaaatttgatgaaattagaAATACATAATTCATATAACTCTTTGTATAAACTAGTTTATTTagtcttattttatttgtgtAGTGTTTAATGTATAACaagaaaaacaattataattaaaaaaaaattaataattcaaagaataatacaaaaaacttTTTAGGTAGGAGGTAAAGTGCCAAAGGTAACCCGTAATTCATCATCATGGGGTAAAACTTTAATTAGGAACAATATTGGAAACTACCACTCATCTAATAGACATACCTTATTTGCTAAAGAAGCCGGTccaaaatatatagttttaccATAAGAAAGAAGACAAAGATCGTGGAAAAGTTGAAAGACTTCAGTACTAGGTTGATGGATGGATGAAATTATAGtcattctttttccttccttttgatCCAGACAAGCAATTCTTCTCATCACATAGTAAGAAGCTGCACTGTCAAGCCCACTAGTCGGTTCATCAAGGAAGAGAAGCTTTGGACGTGTTAAGATTTCAATGCAAATGCTAACTCTCCTCTTTTCCCCATTGCTAAGCCCTTTATCTCTCAAACCTCCAATCCTAGTGTTCATGGCGTCTTGCAAACCCATTTCTCTTATTGTCATTTCTGCTCTCTCCTTCTTCTCCAATTTCGACATTGAATCCGGTAGTTGGAGTTGAGCTGAGTAGTAGACGGCTTCAATTACCGTTAAAGTTCTCATTAGATTTTCTTCTTGTGTTACATATGCCTGATAAGTTGGTAAAAAACAATATAAGTTAGGTATAAGTACTCAGTGCCACCCATTtgcttacctttttttttttttttttttttttgggttcttttttcttttttgggttttaaatttagaaggatatattcaatttacaatttgatggatttaaaatgagttatagacaTTAAAAGATTCAATGGATTGTAATGAAATTCTACAGAGTTCATAAAgtttttataagaatccaacgaaatcTTTAGATTTAAagttggatttcatattgataaatttattcgtaatgtccattaaaatctattattttttaaagttttttaaaatcaatgactctTTTAATACtatcagattttaaaagaattctataaatttctaattgaatacacttggattttaatggatttttataaattccatcaaaatctgaattaaatatcattagatttataTAGActgttttaaaatctaaattgaatacctctaaatttttaaaaaattttaaaatccttcgaattctaaattgaatatactcCCCTCcttaatatatgtaaataagcAAATCTCAATTAATTTGTAGAAAGGTGCATGACAATTTACGTGCATAAATTTCAACAAGCTAGGTacaaattttgtataaaaagtGTGACactgaaataaaaattgaaatttaagagGGTGTCTAAGCAAATACAAAAGGGGTGTCTAAACTCACAAAACCCAAGTGCGTTCAAACCAGTGGTGTAGTCAGACAACAAATAATAAGGAATCTTGTTAATATCATACATACCGATGTACCATAAGCCAAAGTCTCCTTGCGTCCATTTATTAGAATCTTCCCACTTTGTCTCATCTTTGAACGTAATCTCCCTATAAGCACAAAATGATAATTGTATAATTAGGcatatgtacatacatatagTATCTCCTCAAAGAAATAACATCACAAATCTGAGTCCTTTATCATTCATACACACTATTTGTATGGGCTCCAAAAGCAATTTGAttggaaaacattttattttatttaaaccttCTAATTTTGTTCGATTAGGAAAATCTCatttcaaattcatttttaagtttttattagtttattttaacagttaaaaaaaccgtaatttgcatttttataatattatttaattatttaaaatattaagttttaatttttatattgccTTTAACTTCAAAAATTAACATGTAAAAACTAATGTATGAATAAATgaagattaaaataataattttttaaaagcataattctaacaaaaatgaaaagatttGAATGAAGTTTATCCTAATTTGACTCTTACTTTTGAAAAAGCCCAATGAATCATAACAATTTATATCATAGTCTAATTTGCTAGGCCataataaattcattaattGGATACCCTAATGGACCATTAAAGCGTAAATGGACTCCTATTCTAAACCAAATATgtccctttattattattttattattattattattctaattttaCTGACCTCCTAAAGCATCAAGGAGGGTGGATTTGCCGCAGCCTGAAGGACCCATGATCGCCAAGAGCTTCCCAGGCATGGCAAAACCTGTTAGACCTTTAAGAATGGGTTTGGTGGTATTCTTTTCGTGTGGAACTGTCACCCAAAGATCCTTCCATGTCAAATAAGCTCCATTTTCCACCACTCTCACTGAATTATCAATCCGGATCACTGTTTCCATCTCTCTATATTTTGCAGCTTCATTAATTTCTAAATGGAAAGCTTTTTGTTGGATTGCTTTGAATTGCGgctcatatgtatatatatatatatatattagaactaTGTAATAATCCATGTCaactatattatataatatcataCATTAATTGTTCtgtgtattttttaaattaattaacgaTCATACCAAGCCTTTGTCTTTTACCGGTTTTCATATTTTGGCAACCAAACACTTCGATCTCTTCGCCATTTCACTTGAGGGAGTGAGACAAGCGTATACTAGATTTATAGTATATTTGGAACGGCAAATATAATTAGTGTAGAAGAAACCGAAGAACCTCAAATTTTAGGTTGTAAAAGAATTTTCATACCTCTGTCTTttgacaattatatatatatatatatataatgtgtgcAAATTTCCACTGAACTTTTCAGAGAGGAATATATTATTAACttgtataatataaattttttatgcattctatatctttatttatttatttattattattattattagagacCGAAACAATTcgaattttgtatattttttcccAAAAGCATAGTGGATATGCcgctaagctaactttgaattCTATACCCAATTAATCCATTTAAAGATTTTTGGtaatacaataaatatatattatttgagttaattgcattttgatattctaaaatttcaaaataatgctattcaaactttaaaatttaaaattgtacaaattaaatttttaaatttcaaattttatgtaaATTGATCCAATTGGTTAACAGTATTAACAATACTTTTATATGACATT
This genomic interval carries:
- the LOC107427666 gene encoding ABC transporter G family member 1-like, which codes for METVIRIDNSVRVVENGAYLTWKDLWVTVPHEKNTTKPILKGLTGFAMPGKLLAIMGPSGCGKSTLLDALGGRLRSKMRQSGKILINGRKETLAYGTSAYVTQEENLMRTLTVIEAVYYSAQLQLPDSMSKLEKKERAEMTIREMGLQDAMNTRIGGLRDKGLSNGEKRRVSICIEILTRPKLLFLDEPTSGLDSAASYYVMRRIACLDQKEGKRMTIISSIHQPSTEVFQLFHDLCLLSYGKTIYFGPASLANKFFSSSGFPCPTLQNPSDHFLKTINKDFEQYIDKEGLAGAISTEEAINSLIKSYKASGIYNKVRRQVAKICKQDCGALEKKKNHATFVTQSIVLTKRSFVNMYRDPGYYWLRLAIYLILAFGLGTIYYNISFAFESIQERRSLLTFIASFLTFMSIGGFPSFVEEMKVFERERLNGHYGAAAFVMGNTVSAFPYLIIISVLPGAVCYYLPGLREGYQYFLYFAIVIFACMMLVESLMMIIASLVPNFLMGIIIGAGVQGLMILSSGFFQLPNDLPNIFWKYPLFYIAFHKYAYQGMFKNEFDGVLVPGYEVGAPPTISGDEILLDLWQVEKGYSKWVDLAILFGMVVLYRILFLLIIKFNEKGKAITKYLCRYLKVRK
- the LOC107427673 gene encoding ABC transporter G family member 1, which gives rise to MASVPTLEIKERDHAASIDMVLENGAYLTWENLWVTVPHGKNSTKPILQGLTGFASPGQLLAIMGPSGCGKSTLLDALGGRLSSKMKQSGDILINGRKETLAYGTSAYVTQDDTLMTTLTVSEAVYYSAQLQLPDSMSKLEKKERAAMTIREMGLQDAMNTRIGGWGDKGLSGGQKRRVSICIEILTRPKLLFLDEPTSGLDSAASYYVMSRIACLDKRMTIIASIHQPSSEVFQLFNNLCLLSSGKTIYFGPASLANEFFTSSGFPCPTLQNPSDHFLKTINKDFDQDIDEESLVGAIYREETINSLLKSYKASETYQQVRQQVAETCKQDCEALEKKKNRASFLTQSIVLTKRSFVNMYRDPGYYWLRLVIYITLAIGLGTIYCNIGFTYESIQARGSLLTFIASFLTFMTIGGFPSFVEDMKVFERERLNGHYGVTAFVMGNTFSALPYLLIISIIPGALSYYLPGLQKGYEHFLYFVCVLFACMMLVESLMMIIASLVPNFLMGIITGAGVQALMILGGGFFRLPNDLPDFFWRYPLFYMAFHKYAYQGMFKNEFEGLVIHNDQVGSGKTTISGEEILKDKWQVEKGYSKWVDLAILLGMVLLYRILFLIIIKIKEKIKTGRITFMPVPSKQTIQVMENPIATPLHGDNN